A genome region from Segatella copri includes the following:
- a CDS encoding PQQ-like beta-propeller repeat protein: MKKRNIKLVTFGFAAMLLASCSDSNDTLNPTPNPAETGIIGKEVTSITDAQQLAARVYNFKRPSTTRAAGVTSANLNQAYTMEAEPTGLDFASMDKMSNHDTWNFPANKDMYIAPGETIASKNYHLNGNKIYVAGTYEYNPDHTDGNYTIVVLKDGTLKWKGGYLFPHQNGGKILCYGNFECNADLDVQNRGIFKIAGDLNLKGHTFRVNNASVYIGGKLICNNFENQANAYTNIQGGIEGVEDQTIKVDGVVNIDGNCKMKDLYLMGNGQLYCCSLELTGEFKSMGGDGASSALHTSYLKAKNLLLASSNNIYLVNNSSIEVEGTLQCNKNASAMIFLQGVNSKAYIKANVIKYNGSGSPASLNDCYMFNAMDTGGEYYIDADRFDNSSSNGGNLAFSDVQFLGSGKAHNFRNNSAPVKLEKAECGYTLKPDVPTPPHIDEVGEVLYDHTHTDITATCIQPYNGKLYMSYHTRGNGHGGCIEVFETDNQKQTQLLQFLQDKDKSLDFNHLMVDGKSSTPNLYVVGNYGYTNKDTGKQSDAGAMMARIDLKSNGLLNTEVKNIGDAAINPLIIVPLENNQSNNEDENAIVRDGDKLLVTSTRGYEVYDPNTLELLSSKKTPGKAKHIALNNGEIATLYYNERLSSTETPVAGTLEIFNAGADITTATPEKSIAISEIAPNNGKNTIAIDGDNVYVCRSANGLTCYDKNTGAEKWTWQAPLTASTSKPQGYANGVTFDDKYVYLACGGYGLVVLDKNKMVDGKPAVYAKTRVTGITNEQGRIVWNSANYVTLYNGLIYVAYGKNRLKVYQLVDGSTSGSNTDYGTK; the protein is encoded by the coding sequence ATGAAAAAAAGAAATATCAAATTGGTAACATTCGGTTTCGCTGCAATGCTCCTGGCATCTTGTAGCGACTCTAATGATACCCTTAATCCAACTCCGAATCCTGCAGAAACAGGAATCATAGGAAAGGAAGTAACCTCTATTACAGATGCTCAGCAGTTGGCTGCACGTGTCTATAACTTCAAAAGACCAAGCACAACAAGAGCGGCAGGAGTAACATCTGCCAATTTAAACCAGGCATATACCATGGAGGCAGAACCAACAGGATTGGACTTTGCAAGCATGGACAAGATGTCCAACCACGATACATGGAACTTTCCTGCAAACAAAGATATGTATATTGCTCCAGGCGAAACCATCGCTTCCAAAAACTACCATCTTAATGGAAATAAAATATACGTAGCAGGAACTTATGAATACAACCCAGATCATACAGATGGAAACTACACCATCGTAGTATTAAAAGATGGAACACTGAAATGGAAAGGTGGATACCTTTTTCCTCATCAGAACGGCGGAAAAATCCTCTGCTACGGAAACTTCGAATGCAATGCAGACCTGGATGTTCAAAACAGAGGTATCTTCAAAATTGCAGGCGATTTAAACTTAAAAGGACATACATTCAGAGTGAACAATGCCAGTGTTTATATCGGAGGCAAGCTCATTTGCAACAACTTCGAGAACCAGGCTAACGCTTATACAAATATACAAGGCGGCATCGAGGGCGTAGAAGACCAAACTATCAAAGTAGATGGTGTCGTAAACATTGATGGAAACTGCAAGATGAAAGACCTGTACCTGATGGGAAATGGTCAACTCTATTGCTGTTCCCTGGAACTGACAGGCGAATTCAAGTCTATGGGCGGTGATGGCGCAAGCAGTGCTTTACATACCAGCTACCTGAAGGCAAAGAATCTTTTGCTTGCTTCCAGCAACAACATCTATCTGGTGAACAACAGCAGCATAGAAGTAGAAGGAACCCTTCAGTGCAACAAGAATGCCAGTGCCATGATCTTCCTGCAGGGTGTCAACTCTAAAGCTTATATCAAGGCAAATGTCATCAAATATAATGGTAGCGGAAGCCCTGCCTCACTGAACGACTGCTATATGTTCAACGCTATGGATACCGGTGGCGAATACTACATAGATGCAGATCGTTTCGACAACAGTTCTTCTAATGGTGGTAACCTCGCTTTCAGCGACGTCCAGTTCCTGGGATCTGGTAAAGCCCACAACTTCAGAAACAACAGTGCACCTGTTAAACTGGAAAAGGCAGAATGTGGCTACACGCTGAAACCAGACGTTCCTACTCCACCACATATTGATGAGGTGGGTGAAGTTCTCTACGACCATACCCATACAGACATCACTGCTACCTGTATCCAGCCATACAACGGAAAGCTCTATATGTCATACCACACTCGTGGAAACGGACATGGCGGATGTATCGAGGTATTCGAGACAGACAACCAGAAGCAGACCCAACTCTTGCAGTTCTTGCAGGATAAAGATAAATCGCTGGATTTCAACCATCTGATGGTAGATGGCAAATCATCTACTCCAAACCTGTATGTTGTAGGCAACTACGGATATACAAACAAGGATACTGGCAAGCAGAGTGATGCAGGAGCCATGATGGCAAGAATCGACCTCAAGAGCAACGGGCTGCTGAATACTGAGGTTAAGAATATCGGTGATGCAGCCATCAATCCGCTGATTATCGTTCCTCTGGAGAACAACCAGAGCAACAATGAGGATGAGAATGCAATCGTTCGCGACGGTGACAAACTGCTCGTAACAAGTACCAGAGGTTATGAGGTTTACGACCCTAACACCCTGGAACTGCTGAGCAGCAAGAAGACTCCGGGTAAGGCGAAGCACATCGCACTGAACAATGGCGAGATTGCTACCTTATATTACAATGAACGATTATCAAGCACAGAAACTCCTGTAGCCGGAACACTGGAGATTTTCAACGCTGGTGCAGACATTACAACTGCAACACCAGAGAAATCAATCGCCATTTCAGAAATTGCACCAAACAATGGTAAGAACACCATAGCCATCGACGGAGACAACGTCTATGTATGCCGAAGCGCAAACGGTCTTACCTGTTACGACAAGAATACCGGTGCAGAGAAGTGGACATGGCAAGCTCCGCTTACCGCATCCACATCCAAGCCTCAGGGCTATGCCAACGGTGTGACATTCGACGACAAGTATGTCTATCTGGCTTGCGGAGGTTACGGTCTCGTGGTTCTCGACAAGAACAAGATGGTGGATGGCAAACCAGCAGTTTACGCCAAGACCCGAGTTACTGGTATTACCAACGAACAGGGAAGAATAGTTTGGAACTCTGCCAACTACGTAACACTCTATAATGGACTGATTTACGTAGCTTACGGTAAGAACCGACTCAAGGTTTACCAATTGGTTGATGGTAGCACATCTGGATCAAATACAGACTATGGCACCAAATAG
- a CDS encoding multidrug transporter codes for MNEFQYNGTPQEQAMADLLKTQSHRLARQQIVFALIFLLVIVLAAYYIVTRMIWATFDGYITLDENHISAVDDIYILKVNKEMGEVVHKGDTLYSYVLLGNIVNQYDPNILPSAVKETHDMEVQAKLAQQEIPVLRTRLAELKKQKASESSDIYYGLTDNTKRNALDAEIAEVEEELRKQAKKVEIYAQAKNTTYNFMSRRGAGRANAAMPYSNTSIYNPGLIHYCCAPADAYISKINASDKTLVFKSEEVMVIQHTDYADCHLGVIAYVPNDMVKYMESPDDADIIINKDLELKAKLQMVGLRVEEIPKHLQSNFSHDANAVVAVFTLNPNQRVPAWVMSNRLPVRIRVNKIGAMLDPKPLPMYTVPVGKNENVKRSNRFSSNTNNHQEQKK; via the coding sequence ATGAATGAATTCCAATATAATGGCACGCCACAAGAACAGGCGATGGCAGACTTGCTGAAGACGCAGAGTCACCGCCTTGCCAGACAGCAGATCGTCTTTGCCCTGATCTTCCTGCTGGTTATCGTGCTTGCCGCCTACTATATTGTCACTCGTATGATATGGGCAACCTTCGACGGTTATATAACCCTTGATGAAAACCATATCAGTGCCGTTGACGACATCTATATCCTTAAGGTGAACAAAGAAATGGGTGAAGTGGTACATAAGGGAGATACGCTCTACTCTTATGTACTGCTAGGTAATATTGTGAACCAATACGACCCGAACATCCTGCCTTCAGCCGTAAAGGAGACTCACGACATGGAGGTACAGGCTAAACTCGCCCAGCAGGAGATTCCGGTGCTGCGTACCCGACTTGCCGAACTGAAAAAACAGAAAGCATCTGAAAGTTCGGACATCTACTACGGCCTTACCGACAACACCAAGCGAAATGCACTGGATGCCGAGATTGCCGAGGTAGAAGAGGAATTGAGAAAGCAGGCTAAGAAGGTGGAAATCTACGCACAGGCAAAGAACACCACCTATAACTTCATGAGCCGCAGAGGAGCCGGCAGAGCAAATGCTGCCATGCCTTACTCCAACACAAGCATCTACAACCCGGGACTGATACACTACTGCTGTGCACCAGCCGATGCTTACATCTCAAAAATCAATGCGAGCGACAAAACCCTGGTGTTCAAAAGCGAGGAGGTGATGGTTATCCAGCATACCGACTATGCAGACTGCCATCTGGGAGTAATCGCATACGTACCAAACGACATGGTGAAGTATATGGAAAGCCCTGACGATGCAGACATCATCATCAACAAAGACCTGGAACTGAAGGCTAAGTTGCAGATGGTAGGTCTGAGAGTAGAGGAAATACCAAAGCATCTGCAAAGTAACTTCTCGCATGATGCCAACGCAGTGGTTGCCGTATTCACCCTGAACCCTAACCAGAGAGTTCCGGCATGGGTAATGAGCAACAGACTGCCGGTAAGAATAAGAGTGAACAAGATTGGTGCCATGCTCGATCCGAAGCCACTACCGATGTACACCGTCCCAGTGGGCAAGAACGAAAACGTGAAGCGAAGCAACAGGTTTTCGAGCAACACCAATAATCATCAAGAACAAAAGAAATAA
- a CDS encoding glycosyltransferase family 2 protein, whose amino-acid sequence MFSIAEHLNDFFDWISTLSFSSIVNTYWFLFFFEMPRYYILEYLVIGNRLMKRNQIDKEKEYAKYFLYRENPLISILVPGKNEGKHIFKMVNSLAEQTYRNYEIIVVDDGSDDDTKLICNDLYRAGYITHYLRLDTRGGKAAASNYGAQMAKGKYIVCLDADSSLDRDALEKILLPFYIDGMVKGVGGCVKVRNYKETICSSLQAFEYLKRIQVGRIVTSELGIYHIISGAFGAFERKTLKEVGYWDIGPGLDGDLTQKIRKAGYKVKFAEDAICMTNVPTKWYKLYHQRIRWSRSLVRFRLRKHADILLPTKNWSILNWLSNMESVVFDCFLNFLWLWYIIKLAITFNTHIIEVLALGYFIRVCFSQLAFLLVLMVSERKKDVWFLYRYLPLMSPYTGYFLRIARLSAHLQEIFFRRSYKDAWNPEKTSRYAQLEGI is encoded by the coding sequence ATGTTTAGCATAGCAGAACATCTGAACGATTTCTTCGACTGGATCAGCACGCTATCGTTTAGCAGTATCGTGAATACCTACTGGTTCCTCTTCTTCTTCGAGATGCCAAGATATTATATCCTGGAATATCTCGTAATCGGAAACCGACTGATGAAGAGAAACCAGATAGATAAAGAGAAAGAATATGCCAAGTACTTCCTGTACCGCGAGAATCCGCTTATCAGCATCCTCGTACCGGGAAAGAACGAAGGCAAACATATATTCAAAATGGTGAACTCGCTGGCTGAGCAAACCTACCGCAACTACGAAATCATCGTGGTAGACGATGGTAGCGACGACGACACCAAACTGATTTGTAACGACCTCTACCGAGCCGGGTATATCACCCACTACCTGAGGTTGGATACAAGAGGCGGTAAAGCTGCCGCCAGCAACTATGGAGCCCAGATGGCAAAAGGCAAATACATCGTATGCCTGGATGCCGACTCTTCGCTCGACCGTGATGCACTGGAGAAAATCCTACTCCCCTTCTACATCGACGGAATGGTAAAGGGCGTAGGAGGATGCGTGAAGGTACGCAACTACAAGGAGACCATCTGCTCATCGCTGCAGGCTTTCGAATACCTGAAGCGAATACAGGTGGGACGTATCGTAACCAGCGAACTGGGTATCTACCACATCATTTCGGGAGCATTCGGAGCCTTCGAAAGAAAGACGCTGAAGGAAGTGGGCTATTGGGACATAGGACCGGGACTGGACGGTGACCTGACACAGAAGATCCGCAAAGCCGGATATAAAGTGAAATTTGCCGAAGATGCCATCTGTATGACCAATGTTCCTACCAAATGGTACAAGCTGTATCATCAGCGCATCAGATGGTCGCGCTCGCTCGTGAGATTCCGTCTCCGCAAGCATGCCGACATTCTGCTGCCTACCAAGAACTGGAGTATCCTTAACTGGTTATCCAACATGGAGAGTGTGGTTTTCGACTGCTTCCTCAATTTCCTGTGGTTGTGGTATATCATCAAGCTCGCCATCACGTTTAACACGCACATCATCGAGGTGCTGGCGCTGGGCTACTTTATCAGAGTATGCTTCTCGCAGCTTGCCTTCCTCCTGGTGCTGATGGTTTCAGAAAGAAAGAAAGACGTGTGGTTCCTCTACAGATACCTGCCACTGATGTCGCCTTATACAGGTTATTTCCTGCGTATCGCCCGTCTGTCGGCTCATCTGCAAGAAATCTTCTTCCGCCGTTCTTACAAGGACGCATGGAACCCTGAGAAGACTTCGCGCTATGCTCAGCTTGAAGGAATCTAA
- a CDS encoding nucleotide sugar dehydrogenase encodes MINKSFEFKIGVIGLGYVGTPLACLFSKKYDTWGYDIKVEKVAKLAKSTMEDNRPVSKALEQGLKLTSNIDDLKKCNVYIIAVPTPVNKSNKPDISCVRNATAEVGKILKEGDIVVYESTVYPGLTEEVCAPLLASTSGLKLNQSFFVGFSPERINPGDTVHTIENIVKVTSGSTPEAAAIIDSLYASVLTHGTYRAKSIKIAEACKLMENCQRDIQIAFFNEMEKIFDKMNINIEDVTAAASTKWNFVPATPGLVGGHCIAVDPYYLINKAQEVDVVPSLLSTAREVNEQMAVWMAGKIKNASESRKFKAPETNVLILGFSFKPDSDDIRNTKVADLYINLVGAGYKTTLYDPLVDVKEVKEEYNIKVTDDPKVLEKEYQIVVIGTHHKMFDSIDMNNLITDKGFICDIYGIHKPRS; translated from the coding sequence ATGATAAACAAGTCTTTTGAGTTTAAGATTGGAGTAATAGGATTAGGGTATGTTGGTACTCCACTGGCATGCTTATTCTCAAAGAAATACGATACATGGGGTTATGACATCAAAGTTGAGAAGGTAGCCAAGTTAGCCAAAAGCACGATGGAAGACAACAGACCTGTATCCAAAGCGTTGGAACAGGGACTGAAACTGACCAGCAATATTGATGACCTGAAGAAGTGTAATGTGTATATCATCGCTGTACCGACACCGGTGAACAAATCGAACAAGCCAGACATCAGTTGCGTGCGCAATGCTACAGCTGAGGTTGGCAAGATCCTGAAAGAAGGTGATATCGTAGTCTACGAGAGTACCGTTTACCCAGGTCTGACAGAAGAGGTCTGCGCTCCATTACTGGCATCTACATCAGGATTGAAGTTGAACCAGAGTTTCTTTGTAGGCTTCTCGCCAGAGCGCATCAACCCGGGCGATACTGTTCATACCATTGAGAACATCGTGAAGGTTACCAGCGGTTCTACACCCGAAGCAGCTGCTATCATCGACAGTCTCTATGCTTCTGTACTTACCCATGGCACCTACAGGGCGAAGAGTATCAAAATAGCAGAGGCATGTAAACTGATGGAGAACTGCCAGAGAGACATACAGATAGCCTTCTTCAACGAGATGGAAAAGATTTTTGACAAGATGAACATCAACATCGAAGACGTAACGGCGGCAGCTAGCACAAAATGGAACTTCGTGCCAGCTACTCCAGGACTCGTTGGCGGCCACTGCATCGCGGTAGACCCATACTACCTGATTAACAAGGCACAGGAGGTTGACGTGGTACCATCGCTGCTCTCTACAGCCCGCGAGGTTAACGAGCAGATGGCGGTATGGATGGCAGGAAAGATTAAGAATGCATCTGAAAGCAGAAAGTTCAAGGCTCCGGAGACTAACGTGCTGATTCTCGGCTTCTCGTTCAAGCCAGACAGCGATGATATCAGGAACACAAAAGTAGCCGATCTCTATATCAACCTGGTAGGAGCAGGTTACAAAACCACACTCTACGATCCATTGGTAGATGTAAAGGAAGTAAAAGAAGAATATAACATCAAGGTGACAGATGATCCTAAAGTTCTGGAAAAAGAGTATCAGATTGTGGTAATCGGTACTCATCACAAGATGTTCGACAGTATCGACATGAACAATCTAATCACTGATAAAGGATTCATATGCGACATCTACGGCATTCACAAGCCAAGAAGCTAG
- a CDS encoding PleD family two-component system response regulator yields MEKNKVLIVDDIPENIETISEMIKDFDIDVKTANGGKEAIELIDSFKPDVILLDLMMPNVNGWDVIDHVRSKYSKSEMVIIVVSLLSNKDNVDECYELGVNDYITKPIIKARLTSSLDAHLSSLARG; encoded by the coding sequence ATGGAAAAGAATAAAGTACTAATCGTCGATGATATTCCAGAAAATATTGAAACTATCTCTGAAATGATAAAAGACTTTGACATCGACGTGAAAACTGCAAATGGCGGAAAAGAAGCCATTGAACTGATTGACTCATTCAAGCCGGACGTGATACTGCTCGACTTGATGATGCCAAATGTAAATGGGTGGGACGTAATAGACCATGTACGCTCTAAATACTCGAAAAGTGAAATGGTCATCATCGTGGTTTCCCTGTTAAGCAACAAGGATAATGTGGATGAATGCTACGAGCTTGGAGTAAACGACTACATCACAAAGCCTATCATCAAAGCCCGTCTCACCAGTTCGCTAGACGCTCATCTAAGCAGTCTTGCAAGAGGCTAA